A window of Deltaproteobacteria bacterium genomic DNA:
GAGTTCCAGTGCTATTCGCTCCTTGCCCTTCTTTAGCTTGTGCTCAGCCTGTTCCAGAGGGCGGTAGTCGGAAACTGCAGCAGCCATGACCACTGCATCCACTCTGGGGAATTTCTCCATAACCCGATCATACATTTCCGCCGAAGTCCGTACATTAATCACCTCAACCCCGGCAGGAGGATCGAGAACGGTGGGACCGCTGACCAGAATTACCTCTGCGCCGCGACGCCTGGCTACTCTGGCAAGGGCGTAGCCCATCTTCCCGGTTGAAGGGTTGCTGAGATGCCGCACCGGATCCAGTGGTTCCCATGTGGGGCCTGCCGTAACCAGAACTCTGCGGCCGGAAAGAGTGGCAGGAGTGAGAATTTCCTGAATCTGTTCAAAAATCTTCTCCACAGGAGCCAGTCTGCCCAGACCCTGGGCCCCACAGGCCAGTTCTCCGCTGTCCGGTCCAATCTGGACATAGCCGCGCTGCCGTAAAATAGTAAGATTCTCCTGCACCGCTTCGTTTTCGAACATGTTCACATTCATTGCTGGACAGATTATTTTGGGCGCCTGGCACACAAGCATGGCAGTAGTCAGGTAGTCATCAGCAATGCCGTGGGCCAGTTTGCCGACAATATTGGCAGTGGCCGGAGCAATCACCGCCAGATCAGCCTTGGTAGCCAGCTCGATGTGGCCAACGCGAGATTCCGCCTCCAGGTCAAAAAGGTTCGTTCGTACCGGCTCACCGGAGAGCACCTGAAAAGAAAGGGGCTGGACGAACTCGGTGGCACTGTGCGTCATGATCACTCTCACCCTGGCTCCGGCCATGGCCAGCAGCCGGGTGAGCTCGAGTGCTTTGTAGGCTGCAATACCCCCGGTGACTCCCAACAATATGGACCGTTCTCGCAGAAGTGTCATGAATCCCTCGGACATCAGGTCAGGCGGCGGGCTTTTCTGCTGCTCCCACTCCGACCCTGTTTCCTCTAGTTTCCGTCAAAATGGGCGTGGTGACAACTACAATTGTGTTTCATCCCACATTATAATGCAAAATGCCCACGAATTGTTGTCAGGAGGCAGATGAAGCCAGCTGGGGTGCCAGCCAGATCTCCACCTTGCTCTTGCCAGCCGAGCCACCTGTAATAAAAATGAGACAGCTCCGCTGTCCCTTTTCGAAATTGAGAATAGTGCGGTTGTAACGGAAACTGGACCTCAACAGCCAGCCGTTTCTGTTCATATGGTCAAGAAAGAAGCCCACCAGGGTCTCCCTGGCCATCCTGCCCTCCAGGACGAGAACACCAGCAGTGATGTCAGCATTGCTGTAGACAAATGACCTCTTCTTATCCAGGGAGAGCTCCGGCGGAACAGGCACATCCTTGAAGTCATAATAGACGGGCAGCGGCTCCCCCTGTTCTCCGCTCGTGCTTGCTGCAGTTTCCTCTGCCTGAACGACCTGCGTCTTGCCTGTTCCCGCGCAGCTGCACACTGCCAGAAACAAAGAGAGCAAAACAACAATGCCAATCTGATAATTCGTGGTCCATGTTCTCTTTTTCTCCACCACTCTCCTCCACCTTTGGCGGCGTCAGCAGATAAAAGCCTTGCCCTTTTGTACCGATCAAGGCGGTGTAGAGCCTTGACTTCAGAAAGTTCTGAATATGAGGTCCGACAAGGGCTGGCGCCAGGACTTCTGTTCCCGGTCGCGAGGATGACCCACCGCCATAATTGCCATCAGCTCGAAGTCCTGGGGCACCTCAAGTATATCAGCAACGCGTTCACGGTTCTTGAGGATCTCACCCAACCACACGCCACCAAGTCCCAGGGCGTGTATGGCCAGCCACATATTCTGCATACAGGCGCCAATCCCCTGACAGTCTTTCACCCTGTCATAGCTGGCACTATTGTCTAGAAACACTGCGATTATCACAGGTGCTTTGCGGATGATCTCATGGTACCGCGTGAGCGGAGCTATCTTGTCCTTCACCGTCTGCTGGCGGACAACAACGAAGCGCCATGGTTGATTGTTCAGGCCCGAAGGAGCCCAGCGACCGGCTTCCAGAATGGTCTGCAAGTCATCCTCGGAAACGTCCTCTTGGGTGTATTTCCTGATACTCCGCCGCTGGCGGATTGCCTCGAGAACTTCTTGGCCTGGTTCACTCACAGTCACTCGCTCCCTGGATGCCTCCAAGCAGGGCTCATAAATAACCCTTCATAAGCACCTCTGATTATTTATAATTTTGCCCAGTATACCGTCAAGGCCACCAGAGCGTCAATCATGAAACCAGGCCAGCTGCTCTGCCATCTTCATGCAGATCATCCGGACGAGCCAGCAAAGCAAGAAAAAGAAGTCAGGGTGTGTCCCGGCAAAGCCT
This region includes:
- the coaBC gene encoding bifunctional phosphopantothenoylcysteine decarboxylase/phosphopantothenate--cysteine ligase CoaBC, with protein sequence MTLLRERSILLGVTGGIAAYKALELTRLLAMAGARVRVIMTHSATEFVQPLSFQVLSGEPVRTNLFDLEAESRVGHIELATKADLAVIAPATANIVGKLAHGIADDYLTTAMLVCQAPKIICPAMNVNMFENEAVQENLTILRQRGYVQIGPDSGELACGAQGLGRLAPVEKIFEQIQEILTPATLSGRRVLVTAGPTWEPLDPVRHLSNPSTGKMGYALARVARRRGAEVILVSGPTVLDPPAGVEVINVRTSAEMYDRVMEKFPRVDAVVMAAAVSDYRPLEQAEHKLKKGKERIALELEATADILLHLGELKKEQILVGFAAETENLSENAREKMRKKNLDFIVANDLTAVGSGFGSDTNQVTIFWANDRQESLPREDKELVAQRIWDRVEEIWTQRM
- a CDS encoding nitroreductase family protein, which translates into the protein MSEPGQEVLEAIRQRRSIRKYTQEDVSEDDLQTILEAGRWAPSGLNNQPWRFVVVRQQTVKDKIAPLTRYHEIIRKAPVIIAVFLDNSASYDRVKDCQGIGACMQNMWLAIHALGLGGVWLGEILKNRERVADILEVPQDFELMAIMAVGHPRDREQKSWRQPLSDLIFRTF